The DNA region CGCTCGGGAAGGCCTACGGCCCGCGCAAGGTCGGGATCTACGAAACGAAGGCCGGCATCCAGGAGAAGAAGGGCGACAAGGCCGGGGCCCGCAAGACGCTGGAGGAGGCGCTGGCCTTCGCCAAGCAGGTCGGCGGCAAGAACCAAGCCCGGCTTGTCGAGCGGATCCAGAAGCGTCTCAACCACTGAACCGCCGGGAGGCGGGCGCGTTTCGACGATTCGTCGCCGCGTCCGAAATTTCACCGCGCCCGCCTCCCGGCGGGACTCTTCGCAAATTTTCGTCGATGAACCCGTAGGGGAGGCTGGCGCGCCCCGATCGTCGTGTCCGCGCTCAACATTCCTCCGCGCCTGCCTCCCGAGGTGCAATACGCGGAACGTTGCCTTTGAGGCGTTCAAAGGCAACCGCGCGCGGCGGCCGGCGTCAGGGACAGGATGTGCCGAGGAGTTGCTGGTAGCTGCACGAGCCGCCCGCGGCGGCGGCGGGGCGCTCCACGCCGCTCGACGCGCGGCCGTACGAACCTTCGAACTGGCCGTCGTTGCCGACGATCACGAAGTAGGAGGACGCGGCGCTCGGCGTGAAGCTCGTCGTGCCCGACGTCCCCACGCCGCAGGCCCGCTGCGTCCACTTGACGCCCGTCGAGCGGAGCGTCGTCAGGTCCCCCGCGTAGATCGTGCTCCCGCTCGAGCCGCACGCGGCGCCGTAGGTCACGGTCACCGCGCCCGACGTTCCGCGCGCCGCCTTCATCGTCCCCTGCGCGCTCGCCTCGCCGGCGCCGGTCGCGGGATAGATGCACACCCCGACCTGCGCCGCGACCTTCGGCGAGACCAGCGAGACGCTGCGCGGGTGGAAGACGTTCGACGTCGAGCAGCCGGAGAGCAGATGGCAGTAGCTCATCAGCGTCCCCTTGACGTTCGTCACCCCGTTGATCGTCTGCGCCGCGGGACAGCTCGTCGCCCCGCTGTAGCAGCCGCTCTCGCCGGAGTAGCACTGGTCGATCGGCGGGCTGTAGCAGTGGGTGTGCGGCGAGCCGAAGTTGTGGCCCAGCTCGTGTGCCGCGACCATCACGTCGTCGGCCGCCGTGGCCCCGGAGAACGTGAACGTCTGGTCGAAGGCGTAGCCGTACGACGTGTTGCAGAGGGCGTCCACCCAGGCGATCCCGGAGGAGCTTCTGTCGCTCGACTGCTTGCCGGAGAAGAGGATCGCCAGCGCCCGCTTCACCGACGCGTAGTTGTTCGTCCAGTACGTGCCGAACTCCTGCAGCTCGGCCGAGCTCGCGTTGCCGCCGGTCCCCTGCGTGTACGGGTCCGCCTGCGTCGAAGGCCGGAGGTAGGTCGTCCCCTGCAGCATCCGCACGGAGAGGTCGCGCTCGTAGATCGCGGTGATCCCGGCGAAGAGCTGCGCGAGGTAGTTCGTCGCCTGCGTCTGGTCGTTGTTGAACTTCTTCAGCATCCACTCGTTGTCGGTGTCCACGGCGATCGTCGCCCTCTCGAGCGTCGTCGCCGCGGCGGCGGCGGCGTCGGTCTGCGCGGCGGGGAGCTGCAGCGAGGAGGACGCCGCGGAGGCGAAGAGGGAGGCGGGCGCGGCGGGAAGGTCCTCCGCGCCGCACTCCCAGTGCGGCTCGGCGCCGAGCGCCCGGTTCCGCGCCTTGAGGTCCGCGACCAGCAGGCGGCGCGGGTCGGCGCCTTCGGGGCCGAACTCGAACGTGCCGCGCGGGGTGAGGGCGAAGCCGCTGATCGTGCGCGCGTCCGGATCGATCGCCGCGACGACGCGCGAATCCCGCTCGTCGTCGGGGCCGCCGACGAAGAAGACGAGCCGCGAACGCGGGATTTCCCGCGGTCCGGCCGCCTCGACGCGGAAGACCTTCGCGCCCGGGGCGTAGATCTCGCGGCGCTCCAGCGTCACCGCGGCGCGCCGGCCCGGCTCGAGGGGGAACTCGGCGAGCCGCAGCGGGGCGTCCGGCTTGGCGGCGAGGAGATCGGGCGCGAGGCGGTCGTCGATCCCGACGACCTCCGCCGTGTCCGCGGAGCCGTCGGCGCCGGCGACCCGTTGGCCCCAGAGGACGACGCGGCGCGGCTCGCCCGCGACGGCGTGCGCCGCGGCGAGCAGGAGAAGAACCGATCCGACGAGAACGGCGGTGATGGCCTGTCGCAACCGTGCGGCTCCTGTTCCCTCCCTGCCCGTCGATCAATGTAGGTTCCCGCCTTCGCGCGCCGCCATCGACCCTCTCGCGACTCGGCGCCGCCCTCGTTCACGCGAATCTTCGCG from bacterium includes:
- a CDS encoding zinc-dependent metalloprotease; translated protein: MRQAITAVLVGSVLLLLAAAHAVAGEPRRVVLWGQRVAGADGSADTAEVVGIDDRLAPDLLAAKPDAPLRLAEFPLEPGRRAAVTLERREIYAPGAKVFRVEAAGPREIPRSRLVFFVGGPDDERDSRVVAAIDPDARTISGFALTPRGTFEFGPEGADPRRLLVADLKARNRALGAEPHWECGAEDLPAAPASLFASAASSSLQLPAAQTDAAAAAATTLERATIAVDTDNEWMLKKFNNDQTQATNYLAQLFAGITAIYERDLSVRMLQGTTYLRPSTQADPYTQGTGGNASSAELQEFGTYWTNNYASVKRALAILFSGKQSSDRSSSGIAWVDALCNTSYGYAFDQTFTFSGATAADDVMVAAHELGHNFGSPHTHCYSPPIDQCYSGESGCYSGATSCPAAQTINGVTNVKGTLMSYCHLLSGCSTSNVFHPRSVSLVSPKVAAQVGVCIYPATGAGEASAQGTMKAARGTSGAVTVTYGAACGSSGSTIYAGDLTTLRSTGVKWTQRACGVGTSGTTSFTPSAASSYFVIVGNDGQFEGSYGRASSGVERPAAAAGGSCSYQQLLGTSCP